The DNA window AGCAAATTCCTTAGTATCAGGGCATCAAAGGTTTTTACTCACAGGAGTTAAGGTTGGCCTTGAGGCTACAGAAGCTCATGCTGAACCATCTCTAGGAAATGCAAATAATGCTGAGAAAATTTCAGAACCAGAACGTCATTCTCTTCCGAAAAAGGCCACCCCAGCATCATCACCTGCTCAATATGGTAAAAGCATACCTGTTCAAGCTAGCGGATGTGGTGATTTTCCATTGTCAAAGCTGTCCTTCTCTGGAGGTTCCGCTGGAAGTATTTCTCAGTGGCAGTTTGATGAATTTCTTGGATATGGTGATTTCACTCAGAGCTACAATTTCATGGATAAGGAGTCATCTAAGGTATATAATATATAGAGTCTCATATCTTCAGATTTGGTGCATGGTTCTTTAGGGTATGGACATATAGTGAGTCTATGCATACATGTTAACCATCTTCTGGTTAATCTTTGACTTTTTCTAGATTCTCGTGGGCTACTTAGAACTTGCAATTGGCTAGTAGTTGATGATATTTCTTTGACAACATTTGTATTCATTTTACAAGCTTAAAATTCGGATAGAGATTCTGCATCACGTTCAACTTATTTATCGGCTAACCTACACAATCATCACCCTTTTCTACGTATTTTACCAGGCAGACAGTGGGAAGCTTGGAAGTTCAGATAGCTCCCAAATTCTAGTAGCTGCTGATGGTGAGTTAGAGGGTGATGATTGCCTGGGTCAGGTGCCGGAAACATACTGGGCAGTGCCACAGATCACTTCTCCGCCCACATCATCCGGGCTTTACTGGCCTAAAAGTTTC is part of the Salvia splendens isolate huo1 chromosome 22, SspV2, whole genome shotgun sequence genome and encodes:
- the LOC121785847 gene encoding B-box zinc finger protein 22-like, giving the protein MLLPTWGERERSIFFTQLSQFIGPIFPHLNFASGFQFYSRPTNMKIQCNVCEAAEANVLCCADEAALCWPCDQKVHAANKLAGKHQRVPLSTASSQMPKCDICQETVGYFFCLEDRALLCRKCDVAIHTANSLVSGHQRFLLTGVKVGLEATEAHAEPSLGNANNAEKISEPERHSLPKKATPASSPAQYGKSIPVQASGCGDFPLSKLSFSGGSAGSISQWQFDEFLGYGDFTQSYNFMDKESSKADSGKLGSSDSSQILVAADGELEGDDCLGQVPETYWAVPQITSPPTSSGLYWPKSFHNPPESAAFVPDISSPPLHNLRHATNSKRRRHS